In Hamadaea flava, a genomic segment contains:
- a CDS encoding helix-turn-helix domain-containing protein — MEYVSRVPGPPLDGLIGDLYYLAGVPPYSRLMLPAAPAPLLIVNLGAPFLLRAGTDEEDVEYADGCAVTTPTRAWEFAYPTPTRSVGVHFRPWGLAPFLPMPAAELCDRPATVEQIWGRPAIAALRHRLTLADAPHEMLMVLEEELVRRLRVIDGLDLVRHLSSTIAATGGTVPIRDIGVAARASSTYLAKRFKAIVGVTPKRLARSYRFSSTVLAIDVAAPIDWGEVAADAGYFDQAHFVREFREFTGLTPTRYVEVRRRFLRDHPGHALDGWPLPAD; from the coding sequence GTGGAGTATGTGTCGAGGGTGCCCGGTCCGCCGCTGGACGGGCTGATCGGCGACCTCTACTACCTGGCGGGCGTCCCGCCGTACTCCCGGTTGATGCTGCCGGCGGCGCCCGCGCCATTGCTCATCGTCAACCTCGGAGCACCGTTTCTCCTCCGCGCGGGCACCGACGAAGAAGACGTGGAGTACGCCGACGGCTGCGCGGTCACCACGCCCACTCGTGCGTGGGAGTTCGCCTACCCGACCCCGACCCGGTCCGTGGGCGTCCACTTCAGGCCGTGGGGGCTGGCCCCGTTCCTTCCGATGCCCGCGGCCGAGTTGTGCGACCGGCCGGCGACGGTGGAGCAGATCTGGGGCCGGCCCGCTATCGCTGCGTTGCGACACCGACTGACCTTGGCCGACGCACCGCACGAGATGCTCATGGTGCTCGAGGAGGAGCTGGTGCGACGGCTGCGGGTGATCGACGGTCTTGACCTGGTCCGCCACCTGAGCAGCACCATCGCGGCGACAGGCGGGACAGTGCCGATCAGAGACATCGGTGTGGCGGCCCGCGCCAGCAGCACGTATCTGGCGAAGCGGTTCAAGGCCATCGTCGGTGTCACGCCGAAACGGCTGGCTCGCAGCTACCGCTTCAGCTCCACCGTGTTGGCGATCGACGTCGCCGCACCGATCGACTGGGGCGAGGTCGCCGCCGACGCTGGATATTTCGACCAAGCCCACTTCGTGCGCGAGTTCCGGGAGTTCACCGGGCTCACGCCGACCCGGTACGTCGAAGTCCGGCGGCGATTCCTGCGCGATCATCCCGGCCACGCCCTAGACGGCTGGCCACTCCCAGCCGATTGA
- a CDS encoding SDR family NAD(P)-dependent oxidoreductase — protein sequence MTDAALPRFDVRDQVALVTGAARGLGRAISLALAEAGAHVVLGLRDVNADGGVAEEIAARGRRAVKVQMDVARMDQIEPAVAAAVAEFGRLDILVNNAGIAPENLAENVVEADFDQTLAVNLKGTFFASQAAGRVMIRQGYGRIVNLGSQAGVVALPGEAIYCMTKAAIAHLTKCLAVEWGRHGITVNAVAPTFVRTPGTADVLADEKFRTDVLERVAALHRIGEPIEVAGVVVFLASPAASLITGETVVIDGGWTSR from the coding sequence ATGACGGACGCCGCCCTTCCCCGCTTCGACGTACGCGACCAGGTCGCCCTCGTCACCGGCGCGGCCCGAGGTCTGGGCCGCGCGATCTCGCTGGCACTCGCCGAGGCCGGCGCGCACGTGGTGCTGGGATTGCGAGACGTGAACGCCGACGGCGGTGTGGCCGAGGAGATCGCGGCGCGGGGGCGACGTGCGGTGAAGGTGCAGATGGACGTGGCGCGGATGGACCAGATCGAGCCGGCCGTCGCCGCGGCTGTCGCGGAGTTCGGCCGATTGGACATCCTCGTCAACAATGCCGGGATCGCGCCGGAGAACCTCGCGGAGAACGTCGTCGAGGCCGACTTCGACCAGACGCTGGCGGTGAATCTCAAGGGCACCTTCTTCGCCAGTCAGGCCGCCGGCCGGGTCATGATCCGGCAGGGCTACGGGCGGATCGTCAACCTCGGCTCGCAGGCGGGCGTCGTGGCGCTGCCGGGCGAAGCGATCTATTGCATGACGAAGGCGGCCATCGCGCACCTGACGAAATGCCTCGCCGTCGAATGGGGACGGCACGGGATCACCGTCAACGCGGTCGCGCCGACCTTCGTGCGTACGCCGGGCACGGCTGACGTGCTGGCCGACGAGAAGTTCCGCACGGACGTGCTGGAACGGGTGGCGGCGCTGCATCGCATCGGTGAGCCGATCGAGGTCGCCGGGGTCGTGGTCTTCCTCGCCTCGCCGGCCGCCTCCCTCATCACCGGGGAGACCGTCGTCATCGACGGCGGCTGGACCAGCCGATAA
- a CDS encoding dihydrofolate reductase family protein: MGKVVMNASVSVDGFIAAENDDPGPIFEWLVSGEVPLDDGGVLQVSQASYDHVRPYWDEIAVTIAGRHAFDITDGWDGTPPSGIDHVVVVSHRGAPEGWDLQAPFHFVNGIEAALATARDLAGDRTVEVAAGDVGGQFLAAGLVDEVRMDVAPVVFGSGKRYFGSVDAQHLLDGPDVVVQGNRVLHLRYQVRR; encoded by the coding sequence ATGGGCAAAGTGGTCATGAACGCGTCGGTCTCGGTGGATGGTTTCATCGCGGCTGAGAACGACGATCCCGGTCCGATCTTCGAGTGGCTGGTCAGTGGTGAGGTGCCGTTGGACGACGGTGGCGTTCTGCAGGTGTCGCAGGCGTCTTACGACCACGTCCGGCCGTACTGGGACGAGATCGCGGTGACCATTGCGGGCCGTCACGCCTTTGACATCACGGACGGCTGGGATGGGACGCCGCCGAGTGGGATCGACCATGTGGTCGTGGTGAGTCACCGTGGTGCGCCCGAGGGCTGGGACCTCCAGGCGCCGTTCCACTTCGTCAACGGCATCGAGGCGGCCTTGGCCACGGCGCGGGATCTTGCGGGTGACCGCACTGTCGAGGTCGCTGCCGGCGACGTCGGCGGCCAGTTCCTCGCCGCAGGTCTGGTCGACGAGGTGCGCATGGATGTCGCGCCCGTCGTGTTCGGGTCCGGCAAGCGCTACTTCGGCTCCGTCGACGCGCAGCACCTGCTGGACGGCCCAGACGTGGTTGTTCAGGGCAACCGGGTGCTTCACCTGCGCTATCAGGTACGCCGTTGA
- a CDS encoding MBL fold metallo-hydrolase, producing MRLTVLGGCGAWPEPASACSGFLVEHDGFRLLLDLGYATLPQLLTHIPADQVDAVYITHGHPDHCSDLNPLLRARAIGGGAAAPLPIYTLPGAIDAVMALDRPGWLDEFADIREFTAGDAFDIGPFQAVTALLPHWVPNAGIRLTADGRSLVYTGDGGPGQAVIELAREAQLLIAEATYAETVPDDAKGMLTSAAEAAAQATEAGVRGMLLTHLEPGTDPYAARAAARQNFSGPIGVATPGLAIEF from the coding sequence CACGACGGCTTCCGGCTGTTGCTCGACCTCGGCTACGCCACGCTGCCGCAACTGCTCACCCACATCCCGGCCGACCAGGTCGACGCGGTCTACATCACGCACGGGCACCCCGACCACTGCTCCGACCTGAATCCGCTGCTGCGGGCGCGGGCGATCGGCGGCGGGGCGGCGGCACCGCTGCCGATCTACACGCTGCCCGGCGCGATCGACGCGGTCATGGCCCTCGACCGGCCCGGCTGGCTGGACGAGTTCGCCGACATCCGGGAGTTCACGGCCGGCGACGCCTTCGACATCGGCCCGTTCCAGGCCGTCACCGCGCTGCTGCCGCACTGGGTTCCCAACGCCGGCATCCGGCTGACCGCCGACGGTCGCTCGCTCGTCTACACCGGCGACGGTGGTCCCGGGCAGGCCGTGATCGAGCTGGCCCGGGAGGCCCAGCTGCTGATCGCGGAGGCGACGTACGCCGAAACCGTGCCGGACGACGCCAAGGGCATGCTCACCAGCGCCGCCGAGGCGGCCGCTCAGGCGACCGAGGCGGGCGTACGCGGCATGCTGCTGACGCACCTCGAACCGGGCACCGACCCGTACGCCGCCCGCGCGGCGGCCCGGCAGAACTTCTCCGGCCCGATCGGGGTCGCCACCCCAGGTCTGGCGATCGAGTTCTGA